A genomic stretch from Marinobacter fonticola includes:
- the pomA gene encoding flagellar motor protein PomA, protein MDFATLIGLVGAMLVIGASIVLGASSQVFLNVPSIMIVIVGSLFVVMAKFSFGQFLGAFKAASRAFSFKLPDTEDLINEVIDIANVARKQGVLALEEKEVSSPFLKQGVQFLLESQPAETIEKLMQKERLLTLDRNRMGAKVFRAFADVGPAMGMIGTIVGLVQMLSNMEDPKAIGPAMAVALLTTLYGAILATMVASPLADKLELRMTEEARSQALIIDAIIGVQEGRNPRVIEQMLSSYLPPAKRDQNAEAQA, encoded by the coding sequence GTGGATTTTGCAACGCTCATCGGCCTCGTAGGGGCCATGCTGGTTATCGGCGCCTCTATCGTCCTCGGTGCTTCGAGCCAGGTCTTTCTTAACGTGCCATCGATAATGATCGTTATCGTGGGCAGTCTTTTCGTGGTTATGGCCAAATTCAGCTTCGGCCAGTTTCTGGGCGCCTTCAAAGCAGCTTCCCGCGCCTTCTCATTCAAGCTGCCCGACACCGAAGATCTCATCAACGAAGTCATCGATATCGCCAACGTCGCCCGAAAGCAAGGCGTACTGGCGTTGGAGGAGAAGGAAGTCAGCAGCCCCTTCCTGAAGCAGGGCGTTCAATTTCTGCTGGAAAGCCAGCCCGCTGAGACCATCGAAAAACTAATGCAGAAAGAGCGCCTGCTCACGCTCGACCGCAACCGGATGGGCGCAAAAGTATTTCGCGCGTTCGCCGACGTCGGCCCTGCCATGGGCATGATTGGTACGATCGTCGGTCTGGTTCAAATGCTGTCGAACATGGAAGACCCCAAAGCTATCGGTCCGGCGATGGCGGTTGCGCTTTTGACGACCCTCTACGGCGCCATACTCGCAACCATGGTCGCTAGCCCGCTTGCCGACAAACTCGAACTGAGAATGACCGAGGAAGCCCGGTCGCAAGCGCTGATCATCGACGCCATTATCGGCGTCCAGGAAGGTCGCAATCCGCGGGTCATCGAGCAGATGCTATCGAGCTACCTGCCGCCCGCCAAGCGCGACCAGAACGCCGAAGCCCAAGCCTAA
- a CDS encoding enoyl-CoA hydratase/isomerase family protein — MTDQPSAVLLKRRAGGVAEVVLNRPDKRNAFDDTVIQQLIEALEEVNADSGTHVVILRSEGKHFSAGADLGWMRRMADNSRQENLDDSRELARLMNVLNHLSKPVIGLVQGAAFGGAVGLAACCDIVIATEKSSFCLSEVKLGLIPAVISPYVVRAIGERQARRYFISAEVFSARQAEHYGLVHMVCEDVEAMDHKCDELLLQLAQNGPAAMKAAKDLVFAVSHKPIGADVIDDTAQRIADIRVGTEGQEGLGAFLNKRKPSWVPEDNQ, encoded by the coding sequence ATGACTGATCAGCCATCAGCGGTTCTGCTCAAACGCCGCGCAGGCGGTGTCGCCGAGGTCGTGCTGAACCGCCCGGACAAACGCAATGCGTTCGACGACACCGTCATCCAGCAATTGATCGAGGCGCTGGAAGAGGTGAACGCGGACAGCGGCACCCATGTCGTCATCTTGCGCTCCGAAGGTAAGCACTTTTCGGCCGGGGCGGACCTGGGCTGGATGCGCCGCATGGCGGACAACAGCCGCCAGGAAAACCTGGACGATTCGCGTGAACTGGCACGACTGATGAACGTGCTGAACCACCTCTCCAAACCCGTCATCGGCCTGGTGCAGGGAGCCGCGTTCGGTGGCGCCGTGGGCCTGGCCGCCTGCTGCGACATTGTCATCGCGACGGAAAAATCCAGCTTCTGCCTGAGCGAAGTGAAACTCGGCCTGATTCCGGCAGTGATCAGCCCCTACGTGGTGCGCGCCATCGGCGAACGCCAGGCTCGCCGCTACTTTATCTCGGCAGAGGTCTTCAGCGCCCGGCAAGCAGAGCACTACGGCCTGGTGCATATGGTCTGCGAGGACGTGGAGGCCATGGACCACAAGTGCGACGAGCTGCTCCTGCAACTTGCCCAAAATGGCCCCGCCGCCATGAAAGCCGCCAAAGACCTGGTGTTCGCTGTCAGCCACAAGCCGATCGGCGCGGACGTGATCGACGATACCGCACAACGCATCGCGGACATCCGGGTGGGCACTGAAGGTCAGGAGGGGCTTGGTGCCTTCCTGAATAAGCGCAAGCCCAGCTGGGTGCCGGAGGACAACCAATAA
- a CDS encoding MFS transporter: MNALEKRSIAALASVYAMRMLGLFMVLPVFMLLGEDLAGATPALLGIAIGAYGLSQALLQIPFGMLSDRYGRKRLIFCGLVIFAAGSLLAGASESIYGVIAGRILQGGGAIASVLMALLSDLTREENRTKAMAIVGLSIGVAFSASLFLGPLLGALVGLSGIFYATAGLALIGIVLVHSVVPTPVGKNTHLDAQPAKDKLRQVLSNRRLLRLDFGIGALHLVLTAAFLVVPVLLRDQVGVPATEHWWIYLSVMGLAFFAMVPFIIIGEKRRMMKPVLCGAVAMLALACFALAKLPHTLGFMWGGLFFFFMAFNLLEACLPSLISKESPAAAKGTAMGVYSTSQFFGAFVGGALGGALLEHTGVEGVFALMVVVLLIWLGLALTMKRPSHASSFMVQLVDIKGRGVQAVDSALRDVPGVEDVVILVDADTAYLKVDYRQFDAASLERFAFVRP, translated from the coding sequence ATGAATGCCCTCGAAAAACGCTCCATAGCTGCTTTGGCTTCGGTGTACGCCATGCGCATGTTGGGCCTGTTCATGGTACTCCCGGTTTTTATGCTGCTGGGGGAGGACCTTGCCGGCGCAACACCGGCTTTGCTGGGCATTGCTATCGGTGCCTATGGTCTGAGCCAAGCGCTACTGCAGATTCCATTCGGCATGCTTTCAGACCGTTATGGGCGCAAACGACTGATCTTTTGCGGCCTGGTGATATTTGCGGCAGGCAGCCTCTTGGCCGGGGCCTCTGAAAGCATCTATGGCGTCATCGCCGGCCGTATTCTGCAGGGCGGCGGGGCGATCGCCAGTGTATTGATGGCGTTGCTCAGCGATCTGACACGGGAAGAGAATCGCACCAAGGCTATGGCCATCGTGGGTTTATCCATTGGCGTGGCCTTCTCCGCGTCTTTGTTTTTGGGTCCGCTACTCGGGGCACTCGTGGGTCTGTCGGGCATTTTCTATGCGACCGCGGGCCTCGCGCTGATCGGTATCGTGCTGGTTCATAGCGTCGTACCCACCCCGGTCGGGAAAAATACGCATCTGGATGCCCAGCCCGCCAAGGACAAGTTGCGTCAGGTGCTGAGCAACCGCCGGTTGTTACGTCTCGATTTCGGTATTGGGGCGCTACACCTCGTGCTGACAGCGGCCTTCCTGGTGGTGCCGGTTTTATTGCGTGATCAGGTGGGGGTGCCTGCGACGGAGCATTGGTGGATCTATCTCTCGGTGATGGGTCTGGCCTTTTTCGCGATGGTGCCGTTTATCATCATTGGAGAAAAAAGACGGATGATGAAACCGGTGCTTTGCGGGGCTGTCGCCATGCTTGCCCTGGCCTGTTTTGCTCTGGCCAAGTTGCCGCATACGCTGGGGTTTATGTGGGGCGGGTTATTTTTCTTTTTTATGGCGTTTAACTTACTCGAAGCCTGCCTGCCGTCGCTGATCAGCAAAGAGTCGCCAGCCGCCGCAAAGGGCACCGCCATGGGCGTCTATTCAACCTCTCAGTTCTTCGGTGCTTTCGTCGGTGGCGCCCTGGGTGGAGCGCTGCTGGAACACACTGGCGTCGAAGGTGTTTTTGCCCTGATGGTGGTTGTTTTGCTCATTTGGCTGGGGCTGGCTTTGACCATGAAGCGGCCAAGTCACGCATCGAGTTTCATGGTACAGTTGGTCGATATCAAGGGGCGTGGCGTGCAGGCGGTGGATAGCGCTTTACGGGACGTGCCCGGTGTCGAGGATGTGGTGATCCTGGTAGATGCGGATACAGCCTACCTCAAGGTAGACTATCGTCAATTCGATGCCGCAAGCCTGGAGCGGTTCGCGTTTGTAAGGCCCTAG
- the ssb gene encoding single-stranded DNA-binding protein, whose amino-acid sequence MARGVNKVILIGNLGNDPETRYTPNGNAVTNLNLATDESYKDRQSGQLVPKTEWHRVVMFGKIAEIAGQYLRKGSKVYIEGKLQTRKWQGQDGQDRYTTEVVVDINGQMQMLDSRGAGDNAGMNQGAPSRPQQQPAYGNQDNQGSSGGYSQPPAQNQGGGGGMPEPVDDFDDDIPF is encoded by the coding sequence ATGGCAAGAGGCGTAAACAAGGTCATCCTGATTGGTAACCTGGGGAACGATCCAGAAACCCGGTACACCCCTAACGGCAACGCGGTCACCAACTTGAATCTGGCGACCGACGAAAGCTATAAAGACCGTCAGTCGGGGCAGTTGGTGCCCAAGACCGAGTGGCATCGCGTCGTTATGTTCGGCAAGATCGCGGAAATCGCCGGGCAGTACCTGCGTAAGGGCTCCAAGGTCTACATCGAAGGCAAACTGCAAACCCGCAAATGGCAGGGTCAGGATGGCCAGGATCGTTACACGACCGAAGTGGTGGTGGATATTAACGGCCAGATGCAGATGCTCGATAGCCGGGGCGCAGGCGATAATGCCGGCATGAACCAGGGCGCGCCTTCGCGTCCGCAGCAGCAGCCGGCTTACGGTAATCAGGACAATCAGGGTTCCTCTGGCGGTTACAGCCAGCCGCCGGCGCAAAATCAGGGTGGGGGCGGCGGCATGCCGGAGCCTGTCGATGACTTCGACGACGACATCCCGTTCTAG
- a CDS encoding carboxyl transferase domain-containing protein has product MTILQSKVNPRSEEFQANQAAMAKAVADLRDKVATIQQGGGPSYQERHIARGKLLPRERINRLLDDGSPFLEVGQFAAYNVYDEEVPAAGVVAGVGRVSGTECMIIANDATVKGGSYYPLTVKKHLRAQEIALQNRLPCIYLVDSGGANLPRQDEVFPDRDHFGRIFFNQARMSADDIPQIAVVMGLCTAGGAYVPAMADESIIVRNQGTIFLAGPPLVKAATGEVVSAEDLGGADVHCKVSGVADHYAENDAHALEIARRCISNLNRRKPADVEIRKPKAPAYSAEEIYGIVGTDLRKQFDVRDVIARIVDGSEFDEFKRYYGQTLVTGFAHIHGYPVGIIANNGILFSESAQKGAHFIELCCQRNIPLLFLQNITGFMVGQKHESEGIAKHGAKMVMAVACAEVPKITVLIGGSFGAGNYGMCGRAYSPDFLWMWPNARISVMGGEQAAGVLATVRREGMERKGQAWSAEEEAEFKKPIVDSYEHQGHPYYASARLWDDGVIDPAQTREVVALSLSATLNRPAKPTRFGVFRM; this is encoded by the coding sequence ATGACCATACTCCAGAGCAAAGTAAACCCAAGGTCGGAAGAGTTCCAGGCCAACCAGGCGGCCATGGCAAAAGCTGTGGCCGACCTGCGGGACAAGGTGGCTACCATTCAGCAGGGCGGCGGTCCGTCATACCAGGAGCGCCACATCGCCCGAGGAAAACTTCTGCCCCGCGAGCGCATCAACCGTCTCCTGGATGACGGCTCCCCCTTTCTTGAAGTGGGCCAGTTCGCGGCCTACAACGTCTACGACGAGGAGGTCCCCGCCGCTGGAGTCGTCGCCGGTGTAGGCCGTGTCTCCGGCACCGAATGTATGATCATCGCCAACGACGCCACGGTCAAAGGTGGAAGCTACTACCCACTCACGGTTAAAAAGCACCTACGCGCCCAGGAGATCGCCCTGCAAAACCGTTTGCCGTGCATCTATCTGGTGGATTCCGGGGGCGCCAACCTGCCGAGACAGGACGAGGTCTTCCCGGACCGCGACCACTTTGGCCGCATCTTCTTCAATCAGGCCCGCATGTCCGCCGACGACATTCCCCAGATCGCCGTCGTTATGGGGCTGTGCACGGCTGGCGGCGCCTATGTTCCCGCCATGGCGGACGAATCCATTATCGTGCGGAACCAGGGCACCATCTTCCTGGCTGGCCCGCCACTGGTGAAGGCCGCCACCGGCGAGGTGGTCAGCGCCGAAGACCTGGGCGGCGCCGACGTCCATTGCAAAGTGTCCGGTGTGGCCGACCACTACGCCGAAAACGACGCCCATGCGCTGGAAATTGCCCGGCGCTGTATTTCCAATCTCAACCGCCGCAAGCCGGCGGATGTAGAAATTCGCAAACCCAAAGCCCCGGCTTATAGTGCTGAGGAAATCTACGGCATTGTCGGCACCGATCTGCGTAAACAGTTCGACGTAAGGGACGTCATTGCCCGCATCGTCGATGGCTCAGAATTCGACGAATTCAAACGCTACTACGGCCAGACCCTCGTCACGGGCTTCGCCCATATCCACGGCTACCCCGTAGGCATTATCGCCAACAACGGCATCCTGTTCAGCGAGTCAGCCCAGAAGGGCGCGCATTTTATCGAGCTGTGCTGCCAGCGCAACATCCCGTTGCTGTTTCTGCAAAACATCACCGGTTTCATGGTGGGCCAGAAGCACGAATCTGAGGGCATCGCCAAGCATGGTGCCAAGATGGTCATGGCCGTAGCCTGTGCCGAAGTGCCCAAGATTACCGTACTGATCGGCGGCAGCTTCGGTGCGGGCAACTACGGCATGTGCGGTCGCGCTTATAGCCCCGATTTTCTGTGGATGTGGCCCAACGCCCGCATCTCGGTTATGGGGGGAGAGCAGGCTGCCGGCGTGCTGGCCACTGTTCGCCGGGAAGGCATGGAGCGAAAAGGCCAGGCATGGAGTGCCGAAGAGGAGGCTGAGTTCAAAAAGCCGATCGTCGATTCCTACGAGCATCAGGGGCATCCCTACTACGCTAGCGCCCGCTTGTGGGACGACGGCGTTATCGACCCGGCCCAGACCCGGGAGGTGGTTGCTCTGAGCCTATCCGCCACCCTTAATCGCCCGGCCAAGCCGACACGCTTCGGCGTGTTCCGCATGTAA
- a CDS encoding hydroxymethylglutaryl-CoA lyase: MAFPQQVRLVEMSPRDGLQNEPGPVIDTRIKTGLIDQLADCGLNHIESASFVSPKWVPQMGDAADVMAGINRKPGVRYSVLTPNLKGFDNALAAGVDEVAVFGAASESFSQKNINCSIAESLERFAPVMEAAKRHSIPVRGYVSTVLGCPYEGDIAPEQVAKVAKALADMGCYEISLGDTIGVGTPLKAKRMLDAVAAQVPVEKLAAHFHDTYGQALANLYAVLEEGVAVIDASVAGLGGCPYAQGASGNVATEDVLYLLSGLGIETGVDLDKLVATGEWISRQLKRPNGSKVGQALGGHCK, from the coding sequence ATGGCCTTTCCGCAACAGGTACGACTGGTTGAAATGAGTCCCCGGGACGGCCTGCAAAACGAGCCCGGCCCGGTGATTGACACCCGCATCAAGACGGGCCTGATCGACCAGCTGGCGGATTGTGGCTTGAACCATATCGAATCTGCCAGCTTTGTGTCGCCGAAATGGGTGCCGCAGATGGGCGATGCGGCCGACGTCATGGCCGGCATCAATCGCAAGCCCGGTGTTCGCTATTCCGTGCTCACCCCCAACCTCAAGGGCTTCGACAATGCGCTGGCGGCGGGTGTGGACGAAGTGGCCGTCTTCGGCGCTGCCTCGGAATCCTTCAGCCAGAAAAACATCAACTGTTCTATTGCTGAAAGCCTGGAACGCTTTGCGCCAGTCATGGAAGCCGCCAAGCGCCACAGCATACCGGTAAGGGGCTACGTCTCCACTGTGTTGGGCTGCCCCTACGAAGGCGATATTGCCCCGGAGCAGGTCGCCAAGGTGGCGAAAGCCCTGGCCGATATGGGTTGTTACGAAATTTCCCTGGGCGACACCATCGGCGTGGGTACACCGCTGAAAGCCAAGCGCATGCTGGACGCCGTTGCGGCTCAGGTGCCGGTTGAAAAGCTCGCGGCTCACTTCCACGACACCTACGGCCAGGCCTTGGCCAATCTGTACGCGGTGCTGGAAGAGGGAGTGGCGGTCATCGATGCCTCCGTTGCCGGCCTTGGGGGGTGCCCCTACGCCCAGGGCGCTTCCGGCAACGTCGCCACCGAAGACGTGCTATACCTCTTGAGCGGCCTAGGTATCGAGACCGGTGTCGATCTCGACAAGCTGGTCGCCACCGGCGAATGGATCAGCCGCCAGCTCAAGCGTCCCAATGGTTCCAAAGTCGGACAGGCCCTCGGAGGGCACTGCAAATGA
- a CDS encoding MerR family transcriptional regulator, with product MDTKKTYSISELAKEFDVTTRSVRFYEDQGLLHPARRGQTRIFSSKDRVRLKLILRGKRMGFSLAETKELFDLWDETLSGNEKQLLLMLDTLANKRAQLEQQKNDIAQAEMEMDTAEARCREALAELQKRKHQQAKIAKEEPESIEPK from the coding sequence ATGGACACCAAGAAAACATACAGCATAAGCGAGCTCGCCAAGGAGTTCGATGTGACGACCCGAAGCGTGCGCTTCTATGAAGACCAGGGCTTACTGCATCCAGCCAGGCGTGGACAGACCCGCATCTTCAGCTCGAAAGACCGGGTACGCCTGAAGCTGATCCTGCGCGGTAAGCGCATGGGCTTTTCCCTGGCGGAAACCAAAGAGTTGTTCGATTTATGGGACGAAACCCTTAGCGGCAACGAAAAACAACTTCTGCTAATGCTGGATACGCTGGCCAACAAGCGAGCGCAGCTTGAGCAGCAGAAAAACGACATTGCCCAGGCGGAAATGGAAATGGATACCGCGGAAGCAAGGTGCCGCGAGGCGCTTGCCGAGCTGCAAAAGAGAAAGCATCAGCAGGCAAAGATCGCGAAAGAAGAGCCCGAATCCATAGAACCGAAGTAG
- a CDS encoding isovaleryl-CoA dehydrogenase codes for MQSQYPEFNFGLGETLDMLREQINGFAAQEIAPRAADIDQENLFPSDLWKKFGDMGLLGITADEAYGGSGMGYLAHVIAMEEISRASASVGLSYGAHSNLCVNQINRNGSEEQKQKYLPKLISGEHIGALAMSEPNAGSDVVSMKLSAKDAGDHYVLNGSKMWITNGPDANVYVIYAKTDPAAGPRGITAFIVERGTPGFSQAQKLDKLGMRGSNTCELVFEDAKVPKENVMGGEGNGAKVLMSGLDYERLVLSGGPLGIMQAAMDAVVPYIRERKQFGQAIGEFELVQGKVADMYTFMNTAKSYVYMVAMSADRGNTTRKDAAGAILYSAEMATKLALDAIQLLGGNGYINEYPTGRLLRDAKLYEIGAGTSEIRRMLIGRELYLNN; via the coding sequence ATGCAATCACAATACCCAGAGTTCAATTTCGGCCTTGGTGAAACGTTGGATATGCTCCGCGAGCAGATTAACGGATTCGCGGCCCAGGAAATTGCTCCCCGCGCCGCCGACATCGACCAGGAAAACCTGTTTCCCAGCGATCTGTGGAAAAAGTTTGGTGATATGGGCTTGCTGGGTATTACTGCCGACGAAGCCTACGGCGGTTCCGGCATGGGCTATCTGGCACACGTCATCGCCATGGAAGAAATCAGCCGTGCATCGGCCTCCGTAGGTCTATCCTACGGTGCGCATTCAAACCTGTGCGTAAACCAGATTAATCGCAATGGCTCCGAAGAGCAGAAACAGAAATACCTGCCCAAGCTGATCAGCGGTGAGCACATTGGCGCCCTGGCCATGTCCGAGCCCAACGCCGGTTCCGATGTCGTCTCCATGAAGCTGAGCGCCAAAGACGCTGGCGACCACTACGTGCTCAACGGCAGCAAAATGTGGATTACCAACGGGCCCGATGCCAACGTTTATGTGATCTACGCCAAAACCGACCCGGCCGCCGGACCGCGTGGCATCACCGCCTTCATCGTGGAGCGCGGAACCCCGGGATTCAGCCAGGCCCAAAAGCTGGACAAGCTCGGGATGCGCGGTTCCAACACGTGTGAGCTGGTGTTCGAAGACGCGAAAGTGCCCAAGGAAAACGTCATGGGCGGCGAGGGAAATGGGGCCAAGGTTCTGATGAGCGGCCTCGACTATGAGCGTCTGGTTCTTTCCGGTGGACCGTTGGGCATCATGCAGGCTGCCATGGATGCGGTGGTTCCCTACATCCGCGAGCGCAAGCAGTTCGGCCAGGCCATCGGCGAATTCGAGCTGGTTCAGGGCAAAGTGGCCGATATGTACACCTTCATGAACACCGCCAAATCCTACGTGTACATGGTCGCCATGTCCGCCGACCGCGGCAACACGACCCGCAAGGACGCCGCCGGCGCGATTCTCTACTCCGCTGAAATGGCGACCAAACTGGCTCTGGACGCCATCCAGCTCCTGGGGGGTAACGGCTATATCAACGAATATCCCACGGGCCGCTTATTACGGGATGCCAAGCTCTATGAAATCGGTGCCGGTACGTCCGAGATTCGCCGAATGCTGATCGGCCGCGAGCTGTACCTGAATAACTAG
- a CDS encoding peroxidase-related enzyme (This protein belongs to a clade of uncharacterized proteins related to peroxidases such as the alkylhydroperoxidase AhpD.) — protein MSNLDQNKNVVALDLPIPEVRDLPEDTQKYVQICQEKLGMVPNVITAYSQNLKQLEGFTRLYNELMLGEGELSKLEREMVAVVVSSENKCFYCLVAHGAAVRVLSGDPALGEHMVMNYRSAKLDKRQRAMLDFASHLTRSPSTVTEEHIQGLRDAGFSDRAIWDLSNLVGFYNMSNRVAIASDMQPNPEYHTQSRY, from the coding sequence ATGAGCAATCTGGATCAGAACAAGAATGTAGTCGCGCTGGACTTGCCGATCCCCGAGGTCCGCGATTTGCCGGAAGACACCCAGAAGTACGTCCAGATCTGCCAGGAAAAGCTGGGCATGGTCCCCAATGTGATCACCGCCTACAGCCAGAACCTGAAGCAGCTCGAGGGCTTCACCCGGTTGTACAACGAGCTGATGCTAGGCGAGGGCGAGTTGAGCAAGCTGGAGCGGGAAATGGTTGCCGTGGTGGTGTCCTCGGAAAACAAGTGTTTCTACTGTCTGGTAGCCCACGGCGCTGCCGTGCGAGTACTGAGTGGCGACCCGGCGCTGGGCGAGCACATGGTGATGAACTACCGCAGCGCCAAGCTCGACAAGCGCCAGCGGGCGATGCTGGACTTTGCATCACACCTCACCCGCTCACCGTCCACGGTCACTGAAGAGCACATTCAGGGCCTGCGGGACGCCGGTTTTAGCGACCGCGCCATCTGGGATCTGAGCAACCTGGTCGGTTTCTACAACATGTCCAACCGGGTGGCTATTGCCAGCGATATGCAACCAAACCCGGAATATCACACCCAGAGCCGCTATTAG
- a CDS encoding acetyl/propionyl/methylcrotonyl-CoA carboxylase subunit alpha has protein sequence MFSKILIANRGEIACRIIQTAHRMGIRCVAVYSDADADARHVAMADEAFHIGPAPSSESYLKADKIIATALESGAQAIHPGYGFLSENTQFAEACEANNLVFIGPPSSAIAAMGSKSAAKAIMEKAGVPLVPGYHGDDQSPDTLRAEAEKCGFPLLLKAVAGGGGKGMRVVERMDEFDDALAAAKREAKNAFGNPDMLIERYLTQPRHVEIQVFCDQDGHGVYLAERDCSVQRRHQKVLEEAPAPGLSEDTRKAMGEAAVRAAQAIDYVGAGTVEFLYDVDGSFFFMEMNTRLQVEHPVTEMVTGQDLVEWQLKVAWGEPLPLEQAQVKTRGHALEARIYAEDPDQDFLPATGNLRYLSTPDESAHVRVDTGVTEGDDISIHYDPMIAKLIVWDETRDQAINRMVQALEHYRIAGVKTNIRFLHALADAQPFREADLTTGFIDSHRGLLFPKSKLDTHKALVLAAGFVLEQRKSREAISTDPWSPFGRQNSWRMNSEYAQPLQLQVGEDIHELKVLERDDRYQVFVGGSVYNLTARLDDDYLQAVINGHRISIHGNLHNDQLVLFYEGDTFQCTLYRETYGFEEMAGDGSLAAPMNGAIVAVQINVGDKVTAGQSLVIMEAMKMEHAIKAPADGVVTDVFFAEGDQVSEGAELIAIEVTANAEEEAG, from the coding sequence ATGTTCAGCAAGATTCTCATAGCCAACCGCGGTGAAATCGCCTGCCGGATCATTCAAACCGCCCACCGCATGGGTATCCGTTGCGTGGCCGTTTATTCCGATGCGGACGCCGATGCACGCCATGTCGCCATGGCAGACGAAGCCTTTCACATCGGCCCGGCCCCCAGCTCCGAGAGCTACCTGAAAGCCGACAAGATCATCGCGACCGCATTGGAAAGCGGTGCTCAGGCCATCCATCCCGGCTACGGCTTTCTTTCCGAGAACACCCAGTTCGCCGAAGCCTGCGAAGCCAACAATCTGGTGTTCATCGGCCCGCCGTCTTCCGCGATTGCGGCCATGGGTTCCAAGTCCGCCGCCAAAGCCATTATGGAGAAGGCCGGCGTACCGCTGGTGCCGGGCTACCACGGTGACGACCAGTCGCCGGACACGCTACGCGCCGAAGCCGAAAAGTGCGGCTTCCCGCTGCTGCTGAAAGCCGTTGCCGGCGGTGGTGGCAAGGGTATGCGCGTGGTCGAGCGTATGGATGAGTTCGATGATGCCCTGGCGGCCGCCAAGCGAGAGGCAAAGAATGCCTTCGGCAATCCGGACATGCTGATCGAACGTTACCTGACCCAGCCCCGCCACGTGGAAATTCAAGTGTTCTGCGATCAGGACGGTCACGGGGTGTACCTGGCGGAGCGGGACTGTTCGGTGCAGCGCCGCCACCAGAAAGTACTGGAGGAAGCCCCCGCCCCCGGCCTAAGCGAAGACACCCGCAAGGCCATGGGCGAAGCCGCCGTGCGGGCGGCACAGGCGATTGATTACGTGGGTGCGGGGACCGTCGAGTTCCTCTACGACGTGGACGGTTCCTTTTTCTTTATGGAAATGAATACCCGCCTGCAGGTGGAGCATCCAGTGACCGAAATGGTCACCGGTCAGGACTTGGTGGAGTGGCAATTGAAAGTGGCCTGGGGCGAGCCGCTGCCGCTGGAACAGGCTCAGGTAAAAACCCGGGGCCACGCCCTGGAAGCGCGGATCTACGCCGAAGACCCGGACCAGGATTTCCTACCTGCGACCGGTAATCTGCGTTATCTGAGCACGCCGGATGAGAGCGCCCATGTGCGGGTGGACACCGGCGTGACCGAGGGCGACGACATCAGCATCCATTACGACCCGATGATCGCCAAACTCATCGTGTGGGACGAAACCCGTGACCAAGCCATCAACCGCATGGTCCAGGCCCTGGAGCATTACCGTATTGCCGGGGTGAAAACCAACATCCGTTTCCTCCATGCCCTAGCCGACGCCCAGCCGTTCCGGGAGGCTGACCTGACGACCGGCTTTATCGATAGCCATCGTGGCCTGCTGTTCCCAAAATCCAAACTGGACACCCACAAAGCCCTGGTGCTGGCTGCCGGTTTCGTGCTGGAACAGCGTAAATCCCGGGAAGCGATCAGTACCGACCCCTGGTCGCCGTTTGGACGCCAGAACAGTTGGCGCATGAACTCCGAATACGCCCAGCCTCTGCAGCTGCAAGTGGGCGAGGATATCCACGAACTCAAAGTGCTGGAACGGGATGATCGCTACCAGGTCTTCGTGGGCGGCAGCGTATACAACCTCACCGCCCGGCTGGACGACGATTACTTGCAGGCCGTCATCAACGGCCACCGCATCAGCATTCACGGTAACCTGCACAACGATCAATTGGTGCTCTTCTACGAAGGCGATACGTTCCAGTGCACGCTGTACCGGGAAACGTACGGATTCGAGGAAATGGCCGGTGACGGCAGTCTGGCCGCGCCCATGAACGGCGCCATTGTGGCCGTGCAGATCAACGTGGGCGACAAAGTGACCGCCGGTCAGAGCCTGGTGATTATGGAAGCCATGAAAATGGAGCACGCCATCAAGGCCCCGGCCGACGGCGTGGTGACCGATGTCTTTTTCGCCGAAGGCGATCAGGTCTCCGAAGGTGCCGAGCTGATTGCCATTGAAGTGACCGCAAATGCGGAAGAGGAGGCAGGCTGA